The Pyrus communis chromosome 8, drPyrComm1.1, whole genome shotgun sequence region AGCGCTTCTTAAACAAGCACCTTGCAGATGCTCGTCCAAAACGGCACTAAAAAGTACTTACAACTcataaacactttttttttttttggccggACGCCATCAAAGACGCTTTCATTCTGTGCCCGTCACCCGATTCCATTATGTTGGTCTGGAAAATCGTTTAACTTGAATAACATCAGAATGTATAGGTACAAACGTAACATTTTCTTTGTTGTGGCGCTAGTTCCACAACAGCCAAGTTAACGATTTTACAGACCAACTTAACAAAATGAGCAGCTCGAGACAATACGATGGCAAAGAGCAAAAGGTCGCATATTTGGAGAAATGAGATTTTCATCAACACACATGGGGGGCGTAGAAACAAAAAAGATAATCGAAAAACTTTTAGGCTTTTGGAGAAGCAATCCCAAACAAACGTAGATACCTTCTCTTCACGATCTTGGTATCTGACATCGAATTGAAATTCAATCAGCAAACATAGACCGCTACTTTCCTCGACCTAATCTCAGAATTGCATCAGATTTTAATCCGATTCTGAGACAAGCATTGCATTTAGGGATTGACATTTTCTAATCTAACATCAGAGCAACAAAGTAGAACAATGCAAACAAACAAACGCACAAAAATTGCAAGTACTCGAAATGACGATAAATTTTCCACCATACTTTGAATTACTATACCACCACCTATTGCAAATAGCATTATCTCAGTTTAAAGAAGGCAAAACTACGTAAACCTCCTCCAGAACCAACGACACGACACGCAGACAAAACAAGAACAAGCATCTTAAATCCCGGTTCCACTTCTTGCATCTATTTATTTACTATTACCATAACATTCAAGCATACTAGATTGATTTCCCAAAGACAGGAAGAAGCCCCTAGCCCATGGCATACTTCTGGGTCCAGGATCGAGCAGTTGTCTCATACTTCTGTCGATCAGTCTTGTACATGTGCGCAATCTCAGGCACCAGAGGATCATCGGGGTTTGGATCTGTCAGCAGGGAGCAAATGGAGAGGAGGACCTGCACAAAGAAACAATCAGTTTCTATGTAGATGAGCATCAATATACAATGACAtagaaaataaggaaaatataaTTGGCACAAGACAAGTTTGTTACCTTGGAAATGGTCAGGGCAGGACTCCACTGCTCCTTGAGGATGTCAAGGCAGATACTACCATTGCTATTGATGTTCGGATGGTAAACTTTTGTTCGGAAAGCAACCTGTCCAATGCACAAATAGTGAGCATGCTATGAGCGTTATTATccccaaataaaaacaaaacaatacttCGATCCAATTGCactgaaataaaaaaacataatacagaTGCGAATTTTTTGCTTCTCTAGTTTGTATTGTATAAGAAGGGAACCggttaataaaattttcagggAAGATATACCTTGGGTGGCTTGAAAGGATAATCAGGCGGGAAGTGAATGGACACAAGAAAAACACCACCTGAAAATGGGCTTTCTGCAGGACCCATAATTGTTGCTTGCCAGTGGAACATATCATCAGCAACAGGACctgttgaaaaagaaaaatttagttacaaaaCATACTTAAAACAGTAAAACTTTGTAAACATCAATAGTGAAACCTCAATGCGTCCTCTCTTCTGCATTGGAACCtggttctttcccaaaacatgGTTAAAGTAGTTACATGCAACATCCAAAAATAACCAATACATCTACCAAACCGAAAGAATACAAGGTAATACTGGCATGATGgcatctctaattaaaataatcATACACTCAGTCCTAGGAAATACTATGGGGGAATTTGCATTTAAACAAAATGCTGAAGACAATGCATTGGATACTACAACACACTTATCTAAAGCGAGAGCGAGCAAGCAAGTTTAAAAAAGTCCACTTTAACCAGATGCCCAAGATACCGATCAATGCACAAAAACATCCTTTTCATATTTATAGATAAATGAATCTCATCTCATATTCATTTCAAATGTGGAGTCTCTAATATCATTCTTTGATTGTAAATAAGCTGAACTCCATGTGAATAATCAATGAGAACAATCTTTTCATATAACCTCGAGGaataaaaaacaagaagaaaaaaaatgatatctAGGAAAAGATGAATACTTACAACTAGCAACTGAAGTTCACACAGACAAAATACCAATTGACCAGAACATGTACATAGCAAATGAAACATTTAAAAGTATATGAGAGAATAGAAAAAATACCTGCACTGCAAGAAGCAGGCGGGTCTTTCTGGAGATCCTTCAACTCCTTGTTGATCCTCTTTGAAGCCATCACAAAACACTACAACAATGTGCTGCAAGGTTAAACACAATAACGGTCAAAACAAATACTCCGTATAAGATACATCTGATTGAATTGCAGTGTTGCACAACCAAAAACGAAAGGCATTGAACAA contains the following coding sequences:
- the LOC137742155 gene encoding ubiquitin-conjugating enzyme E2-17 kDa-like; translated protein: MASKRINKELKDLQKDPPASCSAGPVADDMFHWQATIMGPAESPFSGGVFLVSIHFPPDYPFKPPKVAFRTKVYHPNINSNGSICLDILKEQWSPALTISKVLLSICSLLTDPNPDDPLVPEIAHMYKTDRQKYETTARSWTQKYAMG